TGTGCACGGGCCGGTGTGCATGagcatgtgtgcgtgtgtgagcCTGTGTGCATGTTTGCTTGTGTGCATCTGGGTGCGTGGTGTGTACACGTTTGCGAATGAtcacgtgtgcatgtgtgtgtgcacgcttGACTATGTGTATGTGCCTTGTGTGCCCCTGTGGATGtgctcgtgtgtgtgtgtatggaccGATGTGCCTGGGGCTGTGTGTGCTCCTGCGTTCCAGGCCAGGCCGCTGCGTGCAGCCAACTCCCCGCAGCAGGGACATCCAACAGAGTCCAAAGAGGAgcccttctcctccctcctcaGAGCCCCTgctctgaaatattttattaacaaaGAACATATGCTTAATAATGAGTGCATTGCACACGTTTGATCCAGGAGTCTGCTCGCATGCTCTCTGGCGCTCTCAGGCGTGGCTGCCGTGAAAGCATCTTCTTCTGCCCGAGATGGAGAAATGGCCGTGGTGTGCATCCATGTGCGCACCCCGCTGCTCCACTGCTCCGCGCGGCCCAGGCTGTGCAGTTCAGGGGACTCAGCACCTGTGGTTAGGAGGCAGGAGGGCAGCGGGAGGCGTTTGCGGGCCCATGGGCAGAGCCGGGGTCCAGGCCCTGCTCCCGCGGCCCTGAGAGCGTGGACAGGCTCACGGCATGGACAGATTTGCGGCATGGCCCCAGGCCCTGAGCGCGTGAGGGACGGCTGGAAGGCATTGGCCGATGGCCGGGATGGGTGGGCCTCGTCTGTGCTGAACCGAAGGCGTCCAAATCCTACCATTCGGTGAGAAAATGTGCTTGCAGATGAACGGGTGAGGGCTCAGCCTGTTCCTGTAGCACAAGAAACACCGCTGCCACCTCTCGTGTGTGCGGCATTGTGCCTGTGTGGCATGGTGTCTGCACTGGGGCGGTCACAGTGGTTGGAGTTCAGGGCAGAGAGTGGAGGCCAGCAAGGGCTGAGGCTGAACCCCTGCTTTCCCGCGGAGGCCTTCCCAGCAAGGGGCACGTGGGCCTGGGCTGGGGTCTCCCGGAGCAGAGAAGGAGCCGGGTCTGCTTTCCCGGCCATGGCAGGGCCCCGCAGGGTGGCTCGGCACGTGCTCCAGGGCCCTGGCCGGGTCTGCTTTCTGGGCCAGGGCAGGGTCCCGCAGGGTGGCCGGGCACGTGCTCCAGGGCCCTGGCCCGCCTGGCTGTGCCCCTGCTCAGCACAGACTCACGCTTCCTGGATGAAGGGGCGAAACTGGGCCAGCCGGCAACAGGTGGTATGGCAGCCTGCTCCTGCTCTGCTTCCACCACCCTGAGAGGACTGGCCAGGAAGCCCGAGGGAGGAGGGCAGCATCCTGCCCTGGGAGCCAGGGGCGAGCTCCCAGCAGGGACCCTCAAAGGCGGAGCCCGGGGCCGGGAGCGCGGATGGGGCCCTGCCGCCAGGCTGAGAACCCCGCCGGGCCCCAGTTCCCATCAATGGGCTTTTATGTGGCCGTGAATAGCAGTGAACAATGGCTCTATTTCAGGCCGCAGCCCGGCTCTGCTGGGCCTTCGGAGCCGGGCCTGGTGGCTCACGGCCCGGCCCTGCCTGGAAGCCTCCCAGGGTAGAAGCAGCGGGTTTGGGGAGGAGACCCTGCCTTGCCCTGGGGAGGAACTGCAGGGTCAGCCTTCGCCTTGGTCCCGACTGGCTCTCACCTTCCCCGAAACGGGACCCTCCGCTGCCCCCTTGCACCACCGCCAGCCTCTGCTCAGGCCCTCTGGGCTGGGGAGCTGCCCTGCTGTGGCCCCTCTGCTTCCACGGCTCCGTTGTGGCCTGGCCGGGACCCCTGGGGTGGGCACCCTGCCTGTGCTGCCCACTCCTCTGTGACAGCCTTTCCGAGGGTTCAACCAGAGCCCTGCCCCTCCGGGCCAGCGTCCCCATGAAGTCCTTGTTTTCAGACCCTCATCGTCCTGTGTCCCCCGCCCTTCCCCCGACGAAGGCTTCAGAAAGGGACCCGGGGTTCCAGGGGGTCCGCAGGGCCACGCCCCTCGCTCGGCCCGAGGCTGCACCAGAGAGCTGGTGGCTGTGACATCCTTTGGGCCCCTGGGCTTCTAGGGAGGATCCTCCGGTTACATGTACGTCTGGACGGACAAACACGGCTCGTCCCACCTCCCCATCCCCGGAAGCCAGGGCCCGGCTCTCTCTGCTGTGCTGCTTCTCACCTGCAGGCGGCACCTTGGCAGGAGACAGCCTCTGAGCTGTGACCCCGGGGACCCATCTCCTGGCGTTCACACCCCTGggtacccgccccccccccgacTGTGGGTGGGATCAAGCGACGCGCCCCTGAGACACAGAGGGTGGCAACAGCAACAGGCTGCGGCTCCCAAGCAGGCACGAAAGGGCGGGGACGCCGACGCGCTCACCCTGTCTTGCTTTCTCTCTGGGGCGGGAACCCTTGCTCCAGTGAGGCCAATCTGTCAGGGGCCTCAGGGCAGCCTCCGGCCAACAGCCAGCAGGTCCGAACCCTGCCACCAGACCCTGAGTGAAGCAGGTCCTTCCCCAGCCAGGCGCTGGGCGACTGCAGTCCCGGCTGACACCTTGTGAGATGCCCTGAGTCGGACCACTGAGCTGACCGAGCCTGGATCCCTGGCCTGCCGACACTGTGGGTGATGGATGTCTGCCATTCTGAGCGGATACATTTGGGGGTGATTTGTTACCGCAGAATAGACACCAAGAGCAGAGAGGCTGGAGGCCGGGAAGCTGAGAACCAGGGGTGCTGGGCCAGGAATGCTGGGAGCCGAGACACAGGGAGGTGCGTCCTCCACGCGTGGGCTCTCTGCagccctgcccacctgcctctcAACAGGACCTGCTCTGCCCTCGGGCCCTTGCAGCCAGGGTGACGCTGCCGTGGGCTGCCCTCTCCTGGCACTGGGGGGTACTGTGCCTCCGGCCCAGGTCCAGACTGTAGGAGGATTCCCGGAAACCCAGAAGGGCAGGACGTGAAAACACTGGCAGCGGTGCTGGCCCACGCTCTCCTTCGACCTTTGGGGAGACAGAGGGAGGCGTGGAGGACGTCTGCTTCCGTCCAGGAGTCCAGCCACAAGGACGCCGAGCCCCTGAGACAGCAGCAATGCAGAGCCCTGAAGTTAGGAGGAGGCACAAGTCCAGCACCTCTGGACATGGGGAGTGCTCCGCATTTCAATCTAGGTGGTGGCCACCCAGATGTAGACATAAGTAAACATTCATTGACCTGGCATTTCAGATttgggcactgcactgtatgtacGCTGTAcctcaatttaaaataaaaacaaaaatagcaaaaTCCCCCAAATCCCCTGACTTTATAATACCCCATCGATCCATCTGTGTTCCCCCCTGCAGGAACATCCCACCTCCCTGCTCTTCAGATGCTCACGGTCCTCCCCGGCCAGCCCCAGGACCACcctccagcccagccccagcccctgccagccAGTCAGCCCCGGAGGTGGGTCCCTGGTAAAGAGCCAGGCTGATACCATTCCCACCGTGTTCCTGGAACATGGGGGAGAGATCCGGGGCGCATGTGTGCTCATAAAATCTGAGCTAGCGTTAAATGGTTTCCAGGTGTACCTTTAAGATGCTCCACTGGCAAGGTCCAAAAATGCATGCCTCCCCGGGACCCTGAGAGGAAGGTGAGCACTGGTCCCACGCTCTGCATCTCCTGTTGCTTGGCCAGGTgaggctgggtggggctgggtggggccagGTGATGTTGGGTGGGGATGGATGGGGATGGGGGACCAGgtggggctgggtggggccaggtgggggtggggcctctatggtgtgtgtgtgggggtgctgTTGGCTCTACACTAACTAGCTGGGTGAACCTGGACGAAGCACTAACCTGCCTTACGTGCTTACTCAGTCAGCACCTGTCCACCAGCCCTGCCCACCTAGTACCAGGAGCTGGTCAAGCCCTGGAAGACCCCAAGAGGAGACCTTAGCCGCAGAGCACAATGCCGAGCACTGGGGCAGTGCCACTTGCCAGGACATGGGGGCACTCAGGTCACAGGGCGCAAGGACAGAGTAGGCCTGGGAACGGCGGTGGTCAGCAAAGGCTCAAGAGGAGGCAATCCCAggcgggggggaggaggagagggccTGGAGGGGGGAAGCAGGAGCAGGTCCCCCCAGGGTGGCCCAGGTGGGCTCATCAGGGTCCCTGCAGGTGGGGCTGCCGGGGAGCGGGTCAGCAGCCAGAGGCACCCCGAGGCTGACCGGAGCCCTCGGGCCATGTCCTGGAGCTTAGACTTTTTCCAGAAGCAGCTCAAAGCCACAGGAGGAAGCAGAGCCACAGGGAAAGCGCATGGGAGCCTCTCGGGTGCCTTCTGGGTCCTTCCATGGGTGAGCGGGAGGTGGGAGGAAGTGGGTCCCGAGGTTGCAGGGCTGTGAGTAATTTACAGGGCTGTGCGCTGGGGCTGAGCAGCATACAGGGCTACGACCCCGCGTGCTCTGGGAGGACCCTCCAGGGGACAGAGAGCTCAGGCCGCGCGGAGCCCAGCACCCAGCTCCCAGCCGCCTGGCACAGGCCACACTGGGTGTTCCCGAGCCGCGCGGCAGGGGGCGCCCAGACACCGCCTTATCATGAGCGTCTGGCCGGTCAGTAGCGGGCACTCCCGGCCCCTGCGGCTGGAGAGCAGGAAGCAGAGTGGGCCGCGCCCTCCTCCGGGGAGGCTCTGGCCACCCAGCAGCCCTGGAGGAGGCCGGCGGCAGCCCCCTTGCCTCTCTCAGGTGGCCCCCGGTCAGAGGGTGGCCTGCGTCAGCAACAGCGCACCTTCTCGCCTTAGGCAGGTGGGACCTGCAGAGGTCCTGGGCCGGCCAGGGAGAGGTGGCCTGCCCATGCCCCAGGGCAGGGGGCGTCAACCCCTCTGCAGAGCAGAGTCACCTGCGGAGACTGCAGAAGCATGGCGCGCGGATCTTGAGGGCGAGGGAGGCCGCAGTGGCGAGGTGTAAAGGCTCCCAGTGGTGCCAGGGTGCAGCCAGGGTTAGGAGCCGCTGCTTCGGGAGGTGCTTCTCCAAGCGCAGCCCTGGACCTGCCCAGCGTCGCCTGCAGACTGGGTAGGAATGCAGATGCCTGGGCCTGCCCCAGAGCAGCTGAGTCAGCACTCGGGGTGGGGCCGGGGGCTCTGCATTTTAACAGGTGCCCCAGGCGGTCCTGGGAGCTCGTTAGGAATAGGTGGTCTCAGGCTTCGCCCCACCCCCACTGGATGAGAACCCGCGTTTTAACCGGACCCCTGGGTGGTCTTCTCCCATCTGGAGCAAGAACTACCCAAGGCAGGAGCAGATGCCCAGAGAGGGCCATGTGGGGGGCTGGAGAGCTGCAGGGACAAAGGGGCTGGTGGTGGACGGTGCCTTCCAGGGGCGGAGGAGTCAGGGCACCCCAGGGGGGGCCAGGAAGGCCGGTGTCCAGGTGAGGGGGCATGAATGCCAGGGAGGTGGGCCCAGAGAACAGGGAGCTCTTGGGGGTGGGTTTGGGGCTTTGCTCTTTAAACATGTCTCCTGcacagaagaaataaattaagtaaatacATATACCAAGAAATGAAAACTCATACACAGAGCTCCTCCACCCAAGCTCATACCTGCTCATTACTTCTAGACCTCCTGTGCACAGTTTTAAATAGTTAGGAAGATGCAGCACAGGTAAGCTGATTTCATTCTTTCCGTGGCACTGGAAGCAGCCTCTCGCGGTCCCCATCAAGCCAGTTTCAAGATGCACCAGGGGCTCGCTCTCTGCAGTCTTCTCGCATGCGGCCGCAGCGGCGATGGTGGCAGCGGTGGGGGGCGGAGTTGAGCTCGCCTACAACCCCCGTGCTCCGCATTCAGCTCTGCTTCTTCTGGGCAGGGGCCCCAGGCCTGCCAGGCTGAGGACCCGCAGAGGAGGCCGATCTCAGCGCCTCCCCCAGTTGAATGAGGCCTGGTTCCTGCAATAACCCCGCGTCCCCTGGggctggctctgcgccccttggTAGAGGCTTGGTGCTGGGAGAGGGTCCCCGGGGCCAGGACGTTAGTGTGTGGGGCTCAGGAGCCGGCTAGATTTGGAGGTGTGAATGGCACTGGCCATCCAGGGCACACGCTGCAAAGCCATTGCTTGAACGGTTCTCTGAGACCACCGGAAGGCGAGGCTCTGGGCGAGCTGACGCCATGGACTGGTGAGTGGACCCGGTGTCGCGGGGCTCGTGTGGACTCGCTGGTTGCTTCTGAGTGCGCTGGGGAGTTTGGGAAAAGGCAACGACGAGCACAGAGCTCTAAACTCCGGGTCAGCGTGCAGATGAGGAACTGGAGGCTTCCACGACTCCCGTGCAGGAGAGCCACGCGGCAGCCTGACGGCTCTGCTCGGAGAGGCCGGCGCGGGGCGGGCCCGGGGCTGGCCCCTGGACGCGTGGATTCCACCCCGGAGGGTTCCCGCCTCCCTCACGACAGGAGGGGCTCCCTCGCCTGACCTGTCGTGCCAACAACGCGGTTTATGCTGAACCCCCGCTTTCCTTCGGGGAGTCTGGGATTTGGGTACGTTCCAGGCAGAGTGGTCACATGACCAGTGCCCAATAAGGCCCCTGGGCCCCGAGGGTCTAAGGAGCTGCCCTGGTGGGGACACTGCCCCCTCTTTGCTGGGGGAGTCAAGGGCTTCCCGGGTAACTGTGGGGAGAGGACCCTGGAAGCTCACGCCTGGTCTCCCCCAGACTCACGCCGTTTCCCTTTGCTGACTGCACTTGGGGTCTTGCCACTGCAGTAAATCAACCTTGGGGACGGCTGGGCCCTGAGTCCTGGGGCAAACTGCGTGGGGACCCCAAGACTACGGCCCTGAAATAAAACATTACCTCCTGTAGCCAACGGGTGGGATTGGTGAAGGTGTCTTCCCGTGGGAGGCTGCCATACCACACAGACTGAACGTGCACAAAGCCTTAAGCGGGGGACACTGTCTGGGGACTTAACTAATTTGGGTGGGGACCTGGGGGGTTCTGAGGGAGCTGGCGACCAGGGCTGAGTCTCCTGGGCCAGGGGAAGCAGCCCTTCCTCCCCTTGCCTGGAGAAGCTGTGGGCCCCCCTGGAAAGAGCCAGCCTGCGGGGAAGGCAGCGGCTCCTCACCCGCCCCACGCCACCGGCGTCAAGTACAAACCCCGCAGAGGCTGGAATACGAATCGTGCTGCGAGGAGCTGTCACACAGGCCGAAGGAGCCGCCAGTCCCTGCCCGCTTCCACCACTGGGACTCAGGGAGCCCGTGTGGGGAGGCCCCGGCGAGTCGGAGGTGGGCGGAGGCCGCGTACTTTTGGATCAGCTCAAATTGTTAACGGGGCACCCCTCGGCAGAGATTCTGGACCCGCTCCGTGACGGGGAGTGGCTGCAGCGCTCTGCTCGGCTGCTGATGGACTGCTGGACCCAGAAGTGGCTGACGCCGGACGAGCTGAGACACCGGGCGGTCCTCGGCGAGGTGGGGGTTCAGGCCGCGCCTGCTCACTGCGCCTCCGTAGGACACACCCTGGAGGACCCCTGGGGTGGCTGAATGGCATTGGGGTGATGGGACCCCGGGACAGGAGCCGAGGGGGGGGCTGAATCTCAGTGGCAAGGTGGGCCTGGGGACCCGTCATGGGGTCAACTGTCGCCCCACGAACGACGTAAAGGGCTACCCCCGGCACCTCAGCCCGCGGCCTCGCTGGGAACAGGGCCTTTGCAGATGGCATTCGTGGACTTGAGAGGCGGTCACCTGGGGTAGGTGGCCTTCAGTCCAGGGGGACTGCTGTCCTCAGGAGAGGAGAGGCCCGGGTCCAGGGGCATGTGCCTGCGGTGACAGAGCTGGACTTGGAGAGAGCCCAGGACGGCCAGCTCAGGGCAGGAGGAGGCAGGAAGGACCCCCGACCCGGGACTGGAGGGCCCTGCCTGGCCAGCACCTCCTCTTCaggcctctggcctccagcgctGGGAGGCCCCATTTCTGCTGTTTTCTGCCCGCCCCCACGCGTGCTCTGGGTGTAGCCCCTGGGAGCCAGGACAGGGCCCCTGGGGAAGGGCGACCGGCTCTGTGCAGGGGCAGAGCCCCAGCTGCCTGCTGACGCTCCGGGGGCTCACGCCTGCCGTGCGTCCCCCTGGGGACAGCCTTGCCGTCCCCGGGTCGTGCTTCACAGGCAGAAGGGCTAGGCCGGCCCGTGCCAGCCTTGGAACAGCCCTCCTTGGGGAGAGGAGACTGGGCCCGCTCCAGCAGCCCCCCTGAATTCAGCGCCAAGGTCTTTAGAAAGGGCCGTTCTCCCAGCACGATCCTTGGACCGGATTCGCAAAGTGAGCCGCGCTCCCGGTGCCAGCAGGACGACAGGGCAGCATGGCTCTTTGCTGGGGATGAAATATTCAGCTTGACATGTGGCgacgccccctccctgccccccagcccttTTATGGAGCAGATTCTCGGCGCCGGCGGCACCCTGGGACAGCGATGGCGAGGTAACCTCGGGGCGAGGACGCGGCGTCCGGGGAGGCGGGGTGTGGTGTGCGTGTGTGAGCCAGTTCTTACCTAGCTAAGAAGAAGCACAACTGGAGGTGGGATGTAGCCCCCCACCCAAGGCTGAGACGCCTGAAGGGGACTCCACCGTGCGGACTATGAAATCGTCCTCACTCGAGAGCTGTCTCCTGCTCTGAAACTAGGGTGCTAAGGGGTGTCCGCCCCGGCTCCTCTCGCTGCAGGAGGGACCGTCGATCGGCTGGGACGCGCCTGACCATGCCCGCCTGCCTGGTCCCTGGGCTGGCCCTCTGCCTTCTGCTGGGGACTCTCGCAGGTGAGGGGAGGGGGCTCtcgcaggggaggggagggggctctcgcaggggagggaagagggctctcgcaggggaggggagggggctctcacaggggaggggagggggctcggcGCCTAACGCTCCTCTTCCCGGCATCCCTGTCCCCCGGGGGGCTGCGTCCTGCAGCTGGTGACCAGCGGCCGCCCAGCCCTCCACCCTGGGGCCTGCACCCCCCGGGCTGCTGGTCTGTCGGGGTGAATGCTATCTTCTTCCTTTGCAGGAGCCAGGCCTGCGCAGGAGGGTAGAGGTGTGTGGGCTGctgtccttcctttcttttctagaAATAACCATGTGTGTTCTGGGGGCGAGGAAGAAGAGGGAGCTGGAGAGGGGAGGGCGGGGTAGGGGGCTTCTACCCCCGAGCCACGGCTGGGGGCGGCTGGAGCTGCGTGTGCAGAGGGTCCCTGGGCTCCCAGTCACTGGCCCCAGCAGGCAGGAGGGAACTGGGGCTCTGTGGGTGCTGGGACCCCGCTCACATCCTCCCTCAGACCCGCCCACGCCCTGGTGTCTGTCCCTCCAGTCCAGCGCAGCCCCAGAATGGCCAGGCTGCCCTCACCCCTGCTCCAGGGCTGCATGGCTGCTGTGTCACCCGCCAGCTGCCGGGACCCCCCTCGCCACCTCCaagctccccccgcccccggctccgCATCTCCCCTGCGGGCCCCTCCTGCTTCAGACACCCCAGGGCAGTGTCCCCCCTTCCCGGGAGACCCCAGCTCCCAGGTGCCTTCGGGGCAGACTCGGGGCATCCAGGCCCCTGAGCACCGGCTGGCGAGGGGGAGGCCGTGGGTGGGCAGGGTGGGCGAGCAGCCGCGGGGTCCTTGTGTCTCGCAGACCCCTACGCCGAGCCGCCCGCGCTGCCCTACTGGCCGTTCTCCACGTCCGACTTCTGGGAGTACGTGCAGCACTTCCAGGCCCTGGGCGCCTACCCACAGCTCGAGGACCTGGCGCGCACCTTCTTCGCCCACTTCCCCCTGGGGGCCACCCTGGGCTTCCAGGCCCCCTATCGGGAGGAATGACCCGGCCGGAGCAGGCGCGGGGTCGTCCCGAGCCCCGGCCCAGGCTGGGGTAGGGGCAGGTGACCCCTCCAGGGAGCTGGGCCCTGCCTTGCACCCAATAAACTCACCCAAATGCAGAAAAAATGCTTCTGGGTTTTCTTTCCAGAAACAACCGTGTCGGGCCCGTTTGCTTTATATCCTGATGGCTTCACTAAGGGACAGCCCTCCACAGACGCGGGCGCCATCTGCCCCAAGACCCTCGGCGCTGCCCAGGGCCTGTGCAGCCTCGTCCAAGCCCCAGCAGAGGCTGCCACTTCCCCACTTACtggcaaggaaactgaggcagggacaCACCTGGGGGCCGGCTCAACCCATTAAGGTGGCACAGGTTGTGAGCTGGTCAGAGGGGAGCCAGAAGCCAGCCCCGGGGGGCCCTGAGCTGGGGGGCAGCCAAGGCCAGCACCGCCACCCTGCACCCTGCCACACCCTGCACGCAGCGCCAGCGGCTGTGCACGAGGGCAGCGGGAGAGCAGCCGGCAGGAGGCCGCGTCCGCGAGCAGgaggctgggggcctggggcagcTCGTGCGAAGGGCAAGGCTCTGGAACTGGGAGAGGAGCCCCTGGGGCCCACCCAGAAGGCCGCGGGAGGAAGGAGGGACTGGCCCCGGGGCTCCCAAGACAGAGCCGGGCTGGGGGTGTGGGGCGGGAGGACGTGCAGGCAGGATGGGCGGGGTCTCCACGTACAGCCCCCCAGCAAAGGGCCGGTGTGCAGGCAGGGGCCAGAAGTCCTGTGGTCCCCACCCACGAGAGGGTGAAGAAACTCCCTGGATGGGTTGTGCCCAGCtgctctttttgttgctgttgttattaatggtgtaatttttttttctgtttttatttttttatagattaaaaattttttttaaagatacatagatgatacaaaatattacactaaaaaatataagaagatcccatatacccccactccccacccccatcccccactcctcccacatcaacagcctctttcaatgcatttggtgaatgcattttggagcactgctgcacggagggattatagtttacattgtagtttacactcttcccccagtccatttagtgggttatggcagggtatataacgtcctgcgtctgtccctgcaatatcattcaggacaactccaagtcccaaaaacgctcccacatcacacctcttcttccctctccctgccctcagcaactcccatggccactgtctccaaatcaacgatacagtttcttccattgctagagtcacaataattctatagtagaataccagcaagtccacctaccccatattttattcctccatcctgaggacctgggGATGGGGACGCCAACTCTGCCTCTAACTAGAGAAGCACCTAGATCCCACATAAATAAAGTAACAGACAGGCACGTGCACCACACACAGGAAGGCTGCGGGGCTCTGGGAAACCTGTCTGCTATACGTTACGTTCATGTGTGCCCTGGATGGAACTAAGTGATGGAAAGGGCTTTTCTTCCCGGGCCGCTGTCCGCACAGCTGGACACATCTGTCCCGCAGGGCCATTAGGCAGTTTCTGCTGCGTGGGCCGAGACACCCCAGCCTTCCCAGCGGTGGGGCTGGGTTGCGTAAGTTCCCACTGCAGCCGGGGAGGGGGGACCACAGGGGGGATGAAGGCATGTGGCTCAGGCACTGCCCAGGGCCCCTCCGCTCCCCGCCTCTGCAGCTTTCCAGC
The nucleotide sequence above comes from Dasypus novemcinctus isolate mDasNov1 chromosome 7, mDasNov1.1.hap2, whole genome shotgun sequence. Encoded proteins:
- the OTOS gene encoding otospiralin isoform X1 translates to MWRRPLPAPQPFYGADSRRRRHPGTAMARVLRGVRPGSSRCRRDRRSAGTRLTMPACLVPGLALCLLLGTLAGARPAQEGRDPYAEPPALPYWPFSTSDFWEYVQHFQALGAYPQLEDLARTFFAHFPLGATLGFQAPYREE
- the OTOS gene encoding otospiralin isoform X2, whose translation is MWRRPLPAPQPFYGADSRRRRHPGTAMARVLRGVRPGSSRCRRDRRSAGTRLTMPACLVPGLALCLLLGTLADPYAEPPALPYWPFSTSDFWEYVQHFQALGAYPQLEDLARTFFAHFPLGATLGFQAPYREE
- the OTOS gene encoding otospiralin isoform X4, encoding MWRRPLPAPQPFYGADSRRRRHPGTAMARRDRRSAGTRLTMPACLVPGLALCLLLGTLAGARPAQEGRDPYAEPPALPYWPFSTSDFWEYVQHFQALGAYPQLEDLARTFFAHFPLGATLGFQAPYREE
- the OTOS gene encoding otospiralin isoform X3, whose product is MWRRPLPAPQPFYGADSRRRRHPGTAMARRDRRSAGTRLTMPACLVPGLALCLLLGTLADPYAEPPALPYWPFSTSDFWEYVQHFQALGAYPQLEDLARTFFAHFPLGATLGFQAPYREE